A single genomic interval of Oryza sativa Japonica Group chromosome 7, ASM3414082v1 harbors:
- the LOC107275857 gene encoding QWRF motif-containing protein 2, with translation MVVDGGAAVASRPSTSRRRAAATAKPRAVVASRYLLPSSRPASPAAATRPAATRRPATMAADAAARAVSVAFQDASYCLDGGKAKQVPHAPSPEKKRASFAAGAAAVRAKVCDARWPASAAAANSAPYGFRGGVATRSVAFDEMTPRRASVDVPNPLRAALSSDDTESATSSAGSPDGDADADAKLAARARPSPRSIMASPARFSRDAMGSRSERFADHSTPFMSRTPRFLASPSPKTTPTAPPPPTTTKKKSVKSLFNGLLSSPFTRPSPKQPPPTKPAAISPASPSPARCSATAAASAVPGRLQAQGKAEEEHQLRLLHNRHLQWRLANAVAGAAISAQELNAEKQLCGAWVSILGMSKSIALKKLELQLLRQNCKVMNTLKGQMAYLEEWSLLENKYANSLSGTVEALNATVLRLPVSDGAVADFQSVKNAVGSAVDVMQTMRNSMSYLLPKLARTNVLVSQLSIITRQEQVLMAQCRELLSTLALMHVKYSSLQGQMIQLSDLKRAKSVSSSEYPY, from the exons ATGGTGgtcgatggcggcgccgccgtggcgtcTCGGCCGAGcacgtcgcgccgccgcgccgccgccacggcgaagCCCAGGGCAGTCGTCGCCTCGCGCTACCTCCTCCCGTCCTCCAGGCccgcttcgccggcggcggcgacacggccGGCTGccacgaggcggccggcgacgatggcggctgACGCCGCGGCGAGAGCCGTGTCGGTCGCGTTCCAGGACGCGAGCTACTGCTTGGATGGCGGCAAGGCCAAGCAAGTGCCGCatgcgccgtcgccggagaagaagagggcCAGTTTCGCagctggcgcggcggcggtgcgggccaAGGTGTGCGACGCCCggtggccggcgtcggcggcggcggcgaactcgGCGCCCTACGGTttccgcggcggcgtcgccacGCGGTCCGTGGCGTTCGACGAGATGACGCCGCGGCGCGCGTCGGTGGACGTCCCGAATCCCCTCCGCGCCGCGCTGTCATCGGACGACACCGAGAGCGCGACGTCGTCCGCCGGGTCACcggacggcgacgccgacgccgacgccaagCTCGCCGCCAGAGCGCGTCCGTCTCCCAGAAGCATCATGGCCTCGCCCGCGCGGTTCTCGCGCGACGCCATGGGGAGCCGCTCGGAGCGCTTCGCGGACCACTCGACGCCGTTCATGTCGCGCACTCCGAGGTTCCTGGCCTCACCGTCACCCAagacgacgccgacggcgccgccgccgccgacaacgaCGAAGAAGAAGTCGGTCAAGTCGCTGTTCAACGGGCTGCTCTCTTCGCCATTCACCAGGCCGTCGCCTAAACAGCCACCTCCAACTAAGCCGGCGGCCATTTCGCCGGCGAGCCCGTCTCCGGCGAggtgctcggcgacggcggcggcgtctgccGTTCCAGGGAGGCTGCAAGCGCAGGGCAAAGCCGAGGAGGAGCACCAGCTGAGGCTGCTTCACAACCGCCATCTGCAATGGCGGCTCGCCAATGCGGTGGCCGGCGCCGCGATTTCTGCGCAGGAACTGAATGCAGAG AAACAATTGTGTGGTGCATGGGTTAGTATCCTCGGGATGAGCAAATCGATTGCGCTCAAGAAGTTGGAGCTACAGTTACTGAGACAAAATTGTAAAGTCATGAATACTCTGAAGGGCCAA ATGGCATATCTGGAAGAGTGGTCCTTACTGGAGAACAAGTATGCTAATTCGCTGTCAGGAACAGTGGAAGCTCTGAATGCTACCGTTCTTCGCCTTCCTGTCTCTGATGGAGCAGTG GCAGATTTTCAGTCTGTCAAAAATGCTGTTGGCTCTGCAGTTGATGTCATGCAGACAATGAGAAACTCAATGAGTTATCTACTGCCTAAG CTAGCCAGGACAAATGTGTTGGTGTCTCAGCTGTCCATAATTACCAGACAAGAACAGGTTCTAATGGCGCAGTGCAGAGAGTTGCTGTCCACACTAGCACTGATGCAC GTGAAGTACAGTAGCCTACAAGGGCAAATGATTCAGCTGAGCGACCTAAAGAGGGCTAAAAGCGTTTCTAGTTCAGAGTATCCATACTGA